A DNA window from Solanum lycopersicum chromosome 3, SLM_r2.1 contains the following coding sequences:
- the LOC138347543 gene encoding uncharacterized protein — translation MASKIDNTHPLYLSSSNVTSAVKIGIQLVGMENNTLWSRAMELTLLTKNELGFVDGSIKCEDYAVYSEMKQWDRCNAMVLSWLMNNRSKELISGILFRSNAALVRSDLKERFEKINMSRIFHLHKSIVTHTQGTSPVSVYYSKLKDLLDEFDSIVPPPSCNCEISKEYIDSMFRQKIL, via the coding sequence ATGGCAAGTAAAATCGATAATACTCATCCCCTGTATCTATCATCTTCTAATGTTACAAGTGCAGTTAAAATTGGAATTCAACTTGTAGGAATGGAGAATAACACTTTGTGGAGCAGGGCGATGGAATTAACCTTATTGACAAAGAATGAATTGGGATTTGTCGATGGTAGCATCAAGTGTGAAGATTACGCCGTTTATTCTGAGATGAAACAATGGGATCGGTGTAATGCAATGGTGCTTTCATGGCTTATGAACAATAGGAGCAAGGAGTTGATTAGTGGGATTCTATTTCGTTCTAATGCAGCACTGGTGCGAAGTGATCTGAAGGAACGTTTTGAGAAGATTAATATGTCTAGAATCTTCCACTTACACAAATCTATTGTTACACATACTCAAGGTACTTCCCCTGTCTCAGTTTACTATTCAAAGTTGAAGGATCTGTTAGATGAGTTTGACTCGATTGTTCCCCCTCCCTCTTGTAATTGTGAAATATCTAAAGAGTATATTGATAGCATGTTTAGACAGAAGATTCTGTAA